The genomic segment TTTGTAAATCTTGTAATTTATTGAACTTACTAGTttctttctttaaaattttgtatGCCATAATAGTTGGAAGAGTTTGAAAAGGCTGTCCACGTGAGCTACCGAAAGCATGCTGATGATATTACAATCACTCGTCATAGGCAATTTGTTTCGGCTTTAGAAGATCAAATTTCACACGTCGAAGTGGCGCTTAAGGAATCATTTAATGTGGAAGATGAGAAATCGCTACGATGGGTAGATTTAGATCATGAAAACTGTGAAGACTTTGCTCGTTTTCTTTCTGGAATTCCTGGGACGTCACTGAAGATCGACAATGAAAGTGAAAAGGTTGAGGAAGCAGCAAGTAGTTCGTATATTAAAAAAACTAATTTGGAAAAAGATTGTAGTGTTGGTTTGAAAGTTGCTTCCAAAACGCATATCCCGAATCACAGAAAAAATTTGGAGGTCGTCACAAGCCATGGATCTCCCAGCTGCCTCATGGAACTAGAGAAGAGAAAACTTAGTGACATGGGGGATGAAATCTTGGTTCAAGCTGATAAATTAACTTGTAATCTTCGAACCATGAAATTTCCAGATAAAAATTCTCTCGAGATAGTAATTGACAGTGATGATAGGCCAAAAAATTCATTGACACAAGCAACACCTAAAGAAAAGGGTACCAAGCCTTCATTTTGGAGGTCAAGATGTGAACAAGATCCTGAAGCAAAGGGGTTGTTAACTCAGTCAAAAATTATCAATTGGGTAAATCAGGTTAGTCAGAATACACCTGTTAGAGCTATATTTCCATTCTGATATTAACATTTCTTGACATTTCTCGTGTTGGTTTCACTATAAACTGGAGGATTATACCCTTTTTGTTTTAAAGTAGCTTCATTATTTCTGTAGTTAGTTTAAATTTGCAATTTAAATTGTCCATTTGAGATTCAGATGTGCTTGTTACTTTTTAATAGATTCTGAATTGTGCTGAATTTTAAATAGTAGAAATATAGTGTACAGAAAATGCAACACAACATTTAGATGGTTTGATCACAAAGGCTCGTCTTCGTGACAAATAACCAATTTCAAAATTGTTATCAATGCCTTAAAATAACTGTTATTAGTGTTTCGAACTTTATTTCACAGTCATCAACTCTTTTGAAGGTGAAACTGTATTGAGATAATTATGGTTGGAAGTTGTTgggttaataaaaataaaattgttttcaagaatATAATAATCTTAAAGATAACAATTTTGATCCtaaaacatatatttttatttataacaaTAACCttgtatctttttttttttgagtaaaTATTTGACATTTTTTTGTCTTGTAGTTTTTGTAATATCCTGAACATCTGTCTGTGTTGTGCAGCGCTTCAGAGGATGTTATAGAAGTCAAAGACAACAATCGGTGTCTCCCATATTACCAGCCAATTCTCTTCGTTTCATGCTTGCTTTGATGCTGACCTTTTTTCTAGTTGGTATGGTCTGGCTATTTCAATTAGCACTTTATAATAAAATGTGTGTTGGCTATTAGTAAATACAAAATATATGCTTTGCTCTTAAGGACTAAACAATGGTTTTTGACATTCGTGCAAGTTAGATTGCGAAAATTGATTGTATGTTTCTAAATACAACAAATGCTTGCTAAAAAGATAGTTTTGTTTAGTTTGAAAACTATTAAGAGCTTTTGGTGGAAACTGCTTCATATCCAATTCAATTTGTAGTTGAACTTGACGATACTAGAATATTGGGGATATATTATTTACAATATCACTAGGATAACAAAAGATGAGTTCATGTGGCATGTGGACTTGATCACATAATCTTCTGGCACTTCCTTTGAATATAGCAATTAATTTTGGATTGCCTCCTTGTGAAGCCTTGAGCTGATGGCATTATTACTCGTGAGCTTTTTATGAGAATTGATGCTGTGaaaattgggaaaaaaattatgtGGATAGTCAGCGTTTTTTGCATACAACGAGCTATTTATACTTGGTACCCTTCTTATTCGCACTTGTTTATTTGGTTCAAGGTGAGCATTTTACGTTTAATTTGCAAGATTTGCAACATTTTATATGGTTGTTTGTGCAGTGCCCTTTTTGCTATATTCTGCTTGAATCGGTCTAAATTCATTGATCGGGACCATAAACTGAGGTATGTTGATCACTTTTGAACTCAAACTTCTATGTTGATCTTGGTACTTTCGGAAAAAGCTAGAAAAGTAACTGCTAAGAAGAGTGTTCAAACTTGTGACATCAAGATTTTTTTTGTATAGTAGTCATGTTCCCGCCCACTATTATATTTTGTTCTTTCAACATATTAATTTTGATTTGAACAGAAAGACTCGGGGAAAAAAATGAGACATGCTAAGCATACACATCACCATactttaatgtctttgtgttgGATTGTTTATTCTTGTGAATGTGATGTTCATTCACTCGTAAACTTAACCAATCCATATCACAACCAACAGTACATATCCTGAATTTTTTTTGGTCGAGTTAGCGTGAATGATCAAACACGGAGGGTGCTTAGTATTCTGCATGTTTTTACATTTGCAGATTGTTGGTGATGGTGGTGATGGAGAAATCTTCTAAATGGGAGGCTTTCTTTACTATAGATTGATTAGCTGCCAATCCAAAAATAGATAGCTCAAAATATATGTAATCCATTTGATATATGGGATACTGTTGTATTCTGTCTATTCTTAGTACACTTTTACAATGTACACTTTTAGTCCCTCTAGGGGCGGGAAAGGATCGTCACCTTAGCTAAAAAGTCTACTTGCCAAGATTTATCTATAATCAAACTGCAATGTAGGATTCAGTATTAGTTCTCTCAAATTCGTCATCTCAATCCTCTTAAGAGTTCTTTTTCTTTCTGATTTGTATGAACACGTTAAAGTCTTGGAAGTATTTTACAAGCAAGGCTCGATCCCTCTCGAGGTACCTGCattttgattatgtatatgCGTGTGTGTGTTGATGATACAAACTAAAAATTGACAGTCTTCTTCTGGTAGCTGGAAGGTGGTTGGAGTTGATAAGAGAGATGACTTCAGACCTGAGGTAGTCCCTGAAATCACGAACAGAACGTGAGAAGGGGTTCGGGAGGTTTTCTCGATATTGTCCCCTTCGATGCTCAAGTTAGAGCTGAAAATAGAGAGAGAACAATAATATATGCTCTAAAAATAGAGCCCTTTGCTGGGAATCCGAGAGATCTATCATCATCATGTAATGCCTTCTGACTAGGAAACCTCATTTAGGTCACCACATTATTTCCTGGTTAAGGGCTAGCCGGTCTGTGGCGAGCTAATAACTGGGAGCTGGCCTACTAGGGCTTAGCTTCACACCTCTAAGTTAGGGATGAGCattcggtcggttcggttaCCGATCAAACTGAATTAGCCATAAccaaaccgaaccgaaccgaaatATTTATCCATAACCGAACCGActgaattaattttcataaccgatgaaaaccgaaccgaattaaaatCGGTAGCCGAATTAATCGATtagctttaaaaaaattgtggtttaactttaattatatatgtaatttttcttgAACACTAGAGTATACAcaaatgtataaaaaaataaaatcacatatatcacaaatgtataagttttgtttgaatataattaatacatgtttttctATAAAATAACATAACATGGGCGGGCATCGTCTCGACCGGTGACGAGAGATGGTTGGGCGGCGGATGAAGTCAAGA from the Primulina tabacum isolate GXHZ01 chromosome 16, ASM2559414v2, whole genome shotgun sequence genome contains:
- the LOC142528963 gene encoding uncharacterized protein LOC142528963, which translates into the protein MLVANSFDLWKKDTFFSAAEEVQQSADIMESAYRTWLRAKREGLIPEHLDELGRDLQRALGTAKWQLEEFEKAVHVSYRKHADDITITRHRQFVSALEDQISHVEVALKESFNVEDEKSLRWVDLDHENCEDFARFLSGIPGTSLKIDNESEKVEEAASSSYIKKTNLEKDCSVGLKVASKTHIPNHRKNLEVVTSHGSPSCLMELEKRKLSDMGDEILVQADKLTCNLRTMKFPDKNSLEIVIDSDDRPKNSLTQATPKEKGTKPSFWRSRCEQDPEAKGLLTQSKIINWVNQRFRGCYRSQRQQSVSPILPANSLRFMLALMLTFFLVVPFLLYSA